The segment ATCATggcttcgaaaaaaattgttcgaaaaatAGTATCCTCTTCGTTGGCTCCAAAACCTGTTGGGCCGTACAAGTAAGCAGTGTAATACATAAAACGTTATACGTGAATATCTTCAACCATTTAGTATTTATTGTTTACGCGTATTGTTGGCTATTTggctatttttaataatgtgcTACAAAAAATTTTACACGAACAGTCAAGCAGTACTCGTAGATCGTACCGTATACTTATCCGGAGTTCTTGGTATTGACATGAAAACTCTGAAACTTGTCGATGGAGGTGCGGTTGCGGAAGCTCGTCAAGCACTCGTAAATATGGGACACATTTTGAAAGAGGCTGGATCAAGTTATGAAAAAGGTTTTGCTTACTTACCGAATATATATTctgggaaacaaatttttggttCATGACTGAATTTGacttgaaaaatttcattttttttacagtTGTTAAAACAACAGTATTCTTAAACAATATTAATGATTTTACTGGAGTGAATGAAGTTTACAAAGAATGTAAGCATTGAATCTTGTAAAGCAGATCAAATATgggataaatatatatttatcccatattgtacaatgtacaatgtacatGATTATTacttatcatttttttttccttGTAGTTTTCACTCAAAACTTTCCAGCCCGTTCTACGTATCAAGTTGGAAAATTACCTCTGGTTTGAACTAATTACTTAATATTTTCTACAGTAAAATTTGCCaagtttaattatttaaaatattacagGGAgctcaagttgaaattgaagcaattgCTGTTACCGGGGAGGTGGAAACAGTTTAGATGTCGTAAGACATTTATTTTACGAACGTGTTAAATAATTACATATCgttgtatatgtataacgttaaaaaaatgttttctatcACTTGTGTTTtatactaaataaataaatatatgtacatatatacttaCGTAGCAtatcgatatattatattatattattattatatatattacaaGTCAGACCTTGGAATTAATGCCTCGTCACGGCCGAT is part of the Lasioglossum baleicum chromosome 6, iyLasBale1, whole genome shotgun sequence genome and harbors:
- the Uk114 gene encoding reactive intermediate imine deaminase A homolog UK114, whose product is MASKKIVRKIVSSSLAPKPVGPYNQAVLVDRTVYLSGVLGIDMKTLKLVDGGAVAEARQALVNMGHILKEAGSSYEKVVKTTVFLNNINDFTGVNEVYKEFFTQNFPARSTYQVGKLPLGAQVEIEAIAVTGEVETV